From Streptomyces sp. TLI_105, the proteins below share one genomic window:
- a CDS encoding ScbR family autoregulator-binding transcription factor, whose amino-acid sequence MDEPKQERAVKTRDTILHAAAEVFDECGFSGASISKIMSRAGVTQGGMYFHFKSKRGLAMAVMASQQDFVEPPKGPAGLQALIDLTFYLARELQRNVLFRASVRLAVEQGEFGVRSDTAYQEWVDHFLKHLRVARELGELLPDVEEADFATTLVGAYTGTQLYSNIASERKDLPQRVSLLWRFTLPAIATPEARELLRIRPGKGGLPA is encoded by the coding sequence ATGGATGAGCCGAAGCAGGAACGGGCGGTGAAGACGCGGGACACCATCCTCCACGCGGCCGCCGAGGTGTTCGACGAGTGCGGCTTCAGCGGAGCCAGCATCAGCAAGATCATGAGCCGGGCCGGGGTGACCCAGGGCGGCATGTACTTCCACTTCAAGTCGAAGCGCGGCCTCGCCATGGCCGTAATGGCGAGCCAGCAGGACTTCGTGGAACCCCCCAAGGGCCCCGCGGGCCTCCAGGCGCTGATCGACCTCACCTTCTACCTGGCCCGCGAGCTCCAACGGAACGTACTGTTCCGGGCGAGCGTGCGACTCGCGGTCGAGCAGGGCGAGTTCGGCGTCCGGAGCGACACGGCCTACCAGGAGTGGGTGGACCACTTCCTGAAGCACCTGCGCGTGGCGCGCGAGCTGGGCGAGCTCCTGCCGGACGTCGAGGAGGCCGACTTCGCCACGACCCTCGTGGGCGCCTACACCGGGACCCAGCTCTACTCGAACATCGCGAGCGAGCGGAAGGACCTCCCGCAGCGCGTCTCCCTGCTGTGGCGCTTCACGCTGCCGGCCATCGCGACCCCCGAGGCCCGCGAGCTCCTCCGCATCCGCCCGGGCAAGGGCGGCCTCCCCGCCTGA